One Kaistella polysaccharea DNA segment encodes these proteins:
- a CDS encoding alpha/beta hydrolase → MLKVDFYLVGTIILVIILVIGLLIYFFQHRFFFQPEKLPPDFKFAYDHLKADEKFVEPEPGAKISYLHFQVDEPKGVVIYLKGNTKSIKGWGKFAIDFTRLGYEVIMMDYRGFGKSTGKRTVEAMKRDSQFIYDIAKEEFSENKIVLYGRSLGSGFAARLASKNNPRLLILTSPLYSLLRTIHRYLPFMPAKPFLRYNIPTFQYLKNVRCPIKIIHGSDDRLVPINTAIDLSEINPKLSRLYVILRAGHINIHQFEEYHRVMEEIFDERKVFIDAEKTSLGYSHRK, encoded by the coding sequence ATGTTAAAAGTAGATTTCTATCTTGTAGGCACCATCATTCTGGTGATCATTCTGGTCATTGGGTTACTGATCTATTTTTTTCAGCACCGCTTTTTTTTTCAGCCTGAAAAACTTCCACCTGATTTCAAATTTGCCTACGATCATTTAAAAGCTGACGAAAAGTTCGTAGAACCAGAACCTGGCGCAAAAATCAGTTATCTTCATTTTCAGGTTGATGAGCCGAAAGGTGTAGTTATTTACCTGAAAGGAAATACAAAAAGTATAAAAGGTTGGGGAAAATTTGCCATTGATTTCACCAGACTTGGTTACGAAGTGATTATGATGGATTATCGTGGGTTTGGGAAAAGTACCGGTAAACGCACAGTAGAAGCCATGAAACGTGATTCTCAGTTTATATATGACATTGCCAAAGAAGAATTTAGCGAAAATAAAATCGTTCTGTACGGTCGATCTTTAGGTTCGGGTTTTGCCGCGAGACTGGCCTCGAAAAACAATCCGCGTTTATTAATTCTAACTTCACCACTTTATTCCCTGTTGCGCACTATTCATCGATATTTACCTTTTATGCCCGCTAAACCTTTTCTGCGCTACAATATTCCTACTTTTCAATATCTGAAAAACGTTCGGTGTCCAATTAAAATCATTCACGGCAGCGATGACCGACTGGTTCCCATTAACACCGCCATTGATCTTTCAGAAATTAATCCAAAACTTTCGCGCTTGTACGTCATTTTGCGCGCCGGACATATCAATATCCATCAGTTTGAAGAATATCATCGTGTGATGGAAGAAATTTTCGATGAACGTAAAGTTTTTATTGATGCTGAAAAAACAAGCTTGGGCTATTCTCATCGCAAATAA
- a CDS encoding glycosyltransferase family 2 protein, whose protein sequence is MNLAIVILNWNGRSWLEKFLPNVIQYSKGADLFVIDNNSTDDSVSFLQHNFPTVKIIINENNRGFAGGYNEGLKKIDHEFYCLLNSDVEVTENWLQPVLELFRKDDRIAAIQPKILDYNKRNYFEFAGAAGGMIDNLGFPFCRGRVFENIEDDHGQYDDESEIFWASGCCFFIRSKDFWAQNGFDERFFAHQEEIDLCWRLKNSGKKIFYTGKSSVFHVGGGTLNKQSPQKTFLNIRNNLSMLLKNLPFPKVIWLIFFRFILDGFAGFYFGFKDGFPHFWAVIRAHFSFYGQVPQTLKLRQKNQITDFYQAKWLVFKNFL, encoded by the coding sequence TTGAATTTAGCAATTGTCATTTTAAACTGGAATGGGAGGTCTTGGTTAGAAAAATTTCTTCCCAATGTTATTCAGTACTCCAAAGGTGCAGATTTATTCGTAATCGATAATAATTCTACAGACGATTCAGTCTCTTTTCTGCAGCATAATTTTCCGACAGTCAAAATTATTATCAATGAAAATAACCGCGGTTTTGCGGGAGGATATAATGAAGGTTTAAAGAAAATTGACCACGAATTCTACTGTCTCCTCAATTCTGATGTTGAAGTAACCGAAAACTGGCTACAACCTGTCTTAGAATTATTTAGGAAAGATGACCGCATCGCTGCAATTCAGCCAAAAATTTTAGATTATAACAAACGTAATTATTTCGAGTTTGCGGGCGCAGCAGGCGGAATGATTGATAATTTGGGATTTCCTTTTTGTAGAGGACGTGTTTTTGAAAACATAGAAGATGACCACGGTCAATACGATGATGAAAGTGAAATTTTCTGGGCTTCTGGGTGTTGTTTTTTTATAAGATCAAAAGATTTTTGGGCTCAAAATGGTTTCGATGAACGGTTCTTTGCTCATCAGGAAGAAATTGATTTGTGTTGGCGATTAAAGAATTCTGGTAAAAAAATATTTTATACAGGAAAATCAAGTGTATTTCACGTTGGTGGTGGAACGCTAAATAAACAAAGCCCCCAAAAAACATTTCTCAATATTCGCAACAATCTATCGATGCTTTTGAAAAATCTACCATTTCCGAAAGTGATTTGGCTTATTTTTTTCCGATTTATATTAGACGGTTTTGCAGGATTTTATTTTGGTTTTAAAGATGGATTTCCGCATTTCTGGGCGGTGATCCGAGCGCACTTTTCTTTTTATGGTCAAGTTCCCCAAACATTAAAACTTCGTCAGAAAAATCAGATCACCGACTTTTATCAGGCGAAATGGTTAGTCTTTAAAAATTTCCTATAA
- a CDS encoding lysophospholipid acyltransferase family protein: MKFLFQIILLFSRLPLRILYGFSDVIFLFSYHIIGYRRKVVLENLQNSFPTKTAEEIKKIEKKFYINFCDYIVETFRSFTISSTELRVRVQHLNQDVFHEAKQENKNVILLAGHIFNWEWYNTLAMLVPQKNSFPVYRKVQNGFWEDRIKGLRNRFGNNALEAKEVIRHIFRNPNDGNSIYMFVADQTPHVSEVTYGLNFLNQKTPAFVGYDKLSTRMDLAFVFCEMKKVKRGYYQINYHRINPEKEKFVEHEVVKKFYQLLENTIQKRPDNYLWSHRRWKYQHAIKVMESKI; this comes from the coding sequence ATGAAGTTTCTATTCCAAATAATTTTACTATTTTCCAGATTGCCGCTGCGCATCTTGTACGGTTTTTCAGATGTAATATTTCTTTTCAGCTATCATATCATAGGTTATCGAAGGAAAGTAGTTCTGGAAAATCTTCAAAATTCCTTCCCTACAAAGACGGCAGAAGAAATAAAAAAAATTGAGAAAAAATTTTATATCAACTTCTGTGATTACATAGTAGAAACTTTTAGATCTTTCACCATTTCTTCCACAGAACTTCGTGTACGCGTACAGCATCTAAATCAAGATGTTTTTCATGAAGCAAAGCAAGAAAACAAAAATGTAATCTTACTTGCGGGCCATATTTTTAACTGGGAATGGTACAATACTCTCGCAATGTTAGTCCCGCAAAAAAACAGCTTTCCCGTATACCGTAAAGTGCAGAACGGTTTCTGGGAAGATCGAATTAAAGGGCTTAGAAACCGATTCGGAAACAATGCCTTAGAAGCCAAAGAAGTTATCAGACATATTTTCCGAAACCCCAATGATGGAAATTCAATTTACATGTTCGTTGCCGATCAGACTCCACATGTTTCCGAAGTGACGTATGGCCTGAACTTTCTGAACCAAAAAACACCCGCTTTTGTTGGTTACGACAAGCTTTCCACAAGAATGGATTTAGCATTTGTATTCTGCGAAATGAAAAAAGTGAAGCGCGGCTACTATCAAATAAATTATCATCGAATTAATCCTGAAAAAGAGAAATTTGTGGAGCATGAAGTGGTGAAAAAATTCTATCAGTTACTGGAAAATACGATTCAAAAAAGACCTGACAATTATCTTTGGTCTCACCGCCGCTGGAAATATCAGCACGCAATTAAAGTAATGGAAAGTAAAATCTGA
- a CDS encoding thioredoxin family protein: protein MIKQTLCSLLISGLLISGVSCSQKNENVSVTETSVDSTAAPVDSLAMKEAKKKAAAAEIAKLPKPYNDKEDAEAKIAELVKQAKVENKNVMIQAGGNWCIWCLRFNNYVQTTPELKQIVDKNYIYYHLNYSPENKNEKVFAKYDNPGEKFGYPVFVVLDQNGKMIHTQDSAVLEDGKGYSLEKVKAFFADWAPKS, encoded by the coding sequence ATGATAAAACAAACTTTATGTAGTCTTTTAATTTCAGGACTTTTAATTTCTGGAGTTTCGTGCTCTCAAAAAAATGAAAATGTTTCTGTAACTGAAACTTCAGTTGATTCTACTGCAGCACCTGTTGATAGTCTTGCGATGAAGGAAGCGAAGAAGAAAGCAGCAGCAGCGGAAATTGCAAAACTTCCGAAACCTTATAATGATAAAGAGGATGCAGAAGCTAAAATTGCGGAACTCGTAAAACAAGCAAAGGTTGAAAATAAAAATGTGATGATTCAGGCTGGTGGAAACTGGTGCATCTGGTGTTTAAGATTTAATAATTACGTGCAGACCACGCCAGAACTAAAACAAATCGTTGACAAAAATTATATCTACTATCATTTAAATTATTCGCCAGAAAATAAAAATGAAAAAGTATTTGCAAAGTATGATAATCCAGGTGAAAAATTTGGATATCCGGTTTTTGTAGTTCTTGATCAAAATGGCAAAATGATTCATACCCAAGACAGTGCGGTACTTGAAGATGGGAAAGGCTACAGCTTAGAAAAGGTAAAAGCATTTTTCGCCGATTGGGCGCCAAAATCTTAA
- a CDS encoding aldehyde dehydrogenase, producing MIFKEILEEQKEFFNSQKTKSLKFRKMYLEKLKDLLVKNEGLLYDAIYADFGKSKFDTLTTEISFVIKDIDYFLNNVTSLSKPKSVRTNLANQFGSSKVYPEPLGCTLVIGAWNYPYQLSLSPMVGALAAGNTCILKPSEIAENSMKAMAKIINENFPKEYLFVAEGGVEETTEILKLKFDKIFFTGSPRVGQIVYEAAAKHLTPVTLELGGKSPAIVTSSADFEVAAKRIVWGKFLNAGQTCVAPDYILVDEKVKDSFLDSLKSYIEKFNYQPDSEHYTQIINDKNFERLVKLINQEKIFMGGKTDAAKRYIEPTILQNVTWDDAVMQEEIFGPILPVLTFKSFNEALRQIAAYEKPLSAYLFTDKSEEKEEFISKISFGGGCINDVVMHLSNDYLPFGGVGNSGIGNYHGKYGFEAFSHKKAVLDRATWGEPDLKYPPYTEKKLTWIKKLL from the coding sequence ATGATTTTTAAAGAAATATTAGAAGAACAGAAGGAATTTTTTAATAGCCAGAAAACGAAAAGTTTGAAATTTCGAAAAATGTATCTGGAAAAACTCAAAGATTTATTAGTGAAAAATGAAGGATTGTTGTACGACGCGATTTATGCCGATTTTGGAAAATCGAAATTCGATACTTTAACAACCGAGATTTCATTCGTGATAAAAGATATTGACTATTTTTTGAATAATGTAACATCTTTATCAAAACCGAAAAGTGTAAGAACAAATCTTGCCAACCAATTTGGATCCAGTAAAGTTTATCCTGAACCGCTGGGCTGTACTTTGGTTATTGGAGCATGGAATTACCCATACCAACTTTCACTTTCGCCGATGGTTGGGGCTTTGGCTGCTGGCAATACCTGTATTTTAAAGCCAAGTGAAATTGCTGAAAATTCAATGAAAGCCATGGCAAAAATCATCAATGAAAACTTTCCGAAAGAATATTTATTTGTAGCTGAAGGAGGTGTAGAAGAAACGACAGAAATATTAAAACTAAAATTCGACAAGATATTTTTTACAGGAAGTCCGCGAGTTGGCCAAATTGTGTACGAAGCTGCAGCGAAACATTTGACACCAGTAACTCTGGAATTGGGAGGAAAAAGTCCTGCAATTGTTACTTCTTCTGCTGATTTTGAAGTTGCCGCCAAGAGAATTGTGTGGGGAAAATTTTTAAACGCGGGGCAAACTTGTGTCGCCCCAGATTATATTTTGGTGGATGAAAAAGTAAAAGACAGCTTTTTGGATTCGCTAAAATCGTACATCGAAAAATTTAATTATCAACCGGATTCAGAACATTATACTCAAATAATTAATGATAAAAATTTTGAGCGTTTAGTGAAATTAATCAATCAGGAAAAGATTTTCATGGGTGGAAAAACTGATGCTGCCAAGAGATATATTGAACCTACAATCCTGCAAAATGTAACGTGGGATGATGCGGTCATGCAGGAAGAAATTTTCGGTCCTATTTTACCCGTATTGACTTTTAAAAGTTTTAATGAAGCTTTGCGACAAATCGCGGCGTATGAAAAACCACTTTCTGCTTATTTATTTACTGATAAATCGGAAGAAAAAGAGGAATTTATATCCAAAATATCTTTCGGTGGTGGTTGTATCAATGATGTGGTGATGCATCTGAGTAATGATTATTTACCCTTCGGAGGTGTAGGAAATTCTGGAATCGGAAACTACCACGGTAAATATGGATTCGAGGCATTTTCCCATAAGAAAGCAGTTTTAGATCGTGCAACATGGGGAGAACCCGATTTAAAATATCCGCCCTATACCGAAAAAAAACTAACCTGGATCAAAAAACTTTTGTAA
- a CDS encoding SDR family oxidoreductase has translation MDFKNKIVLVTGGCSGIGKIMSRKSLERGCSKLIIWDINEEGLTQTKEEFSKLGGEIFTYKIDLSSLDDIKVNAQRVRTDVGSVDILINNAGIVVGKYFHEHTHEQIQKSMAINANALMHTTLEFLPGMIAKNSGAICNIASSAGLISNPKMSVYASSKWAAIGWGDSVRLEMAQLKKNISVTTIMPFFINTGMFDGVKSKVLPILEPEKSSERIISAIEKETKMLAMPLPYWFIRFSQGILPIPAFDWVMENVFGIYDTMKEFTGRK, from the coding sequence ATGGATTTTAAAAATAAAATTGTACTCGTTACGGGAGGTTGTTCTGGAATTGGAAAAATTATGAGTCGTAAATCTCTGGAACGAGGTTGCTCTAAATTAATCATTTGGGATATCAATGAAGAAGGTTTGACTCAGACTAAAGAAGAATTTTCAAAATTAGGTGGTGAAATTTTTACTTATAAAATTGATCTTTCAAGTTTAGATGATATTAAAGTTAATGCACAACGTGTTAGAACTGACGTTGGTTCTGTTGATATCCTTATCAATAATGCCGGAATTGTAGTGGGCAAATATTTTCACGAGCATACGCATGAGCAGATTCAAAAAAGTATGGCGATTAATGCAAATGCTTTAATGCATACGACTTTGGAATTTCTTCCAGGAATGATTGCGAAAAATTCTGGTGCGATTTGCAACATCGCCTCTTCTGCGGGTTTAATTTCAAATCCTAAAATGTCGGTATATGCTTCTTCAAAATGGGCCGCAATTGGTTGGGGTGATAGTGTACGTTTGGAAATGGCCCAATTAAAGAAAAATATTTCGGTCACGACCATAATGCCTTTCTTCATTAACACAGGAATGTTTGATGGTGTGAAATCTAAAGTTTTGCCAATTTTAGAACCTGAAAAATCGTCAGAAAGAATTATTTCCGCTATCGAAAAGGAAACAAAAATGTTGGCAATGCCGCTCCCATATTGGTTTATCCGTTTTTCGCAAGGTATTTTGCCAATCCCTGCTTTTGATTGGGTAATGGAAAATGTATTCGGAATATATGACACCATGAAGGAGTTTACTGGCCGGAAATAA
- the purB gene encoding adenylosuccinate lyase: MNSYKNPLEERYSSEEMLYNFSPNNKFRNWRKLWIALAEIEKDLGLDISDEQIAQLKENSEEIDYDKAAEYEKKFRHDVMAHVHTYGDAAPLAKGIIHLGATSAFVGDNTDLIQMRDGLLLIRKQLVNVMKNLADFALQYNDLPTLGFTHYQPAQLTTVGKRATLWLQSLVLDFEELEFFIQTLRFRGVKGTTGTAASFLELFDGDYTKVKHLDKELSKRFGFDKVFGVSGQTYDRKIDAKVVALLSNIAQSAHKFSNDLRLLQNLKEIEEPFEKNQIGSSAMAYKRNPMRSERIGALAKFVMSLSTSSAMVASTQWFERTLDDSANKRLTIPQSFLAVDAILLIWNNIMNGIVVYENRIQKHIMDELPFMATEYIIMEEVKSGGDRQEIHETIRIHSMEASKKVKEEGKENDLIARIMNDTSMKMDKSKLREVLDPKNFIGFAPIQTEEFIENEVNPILQKYADLIGLKADLKV; this comes from the coding sequence ATGAATTCCTACAAAAATCCTCTTGAAGAACGCTATTCAAGTGAGGAAATGCTTTATAATTTCTCTCCCAATAATAAGTTTCGAAACTGGCGAAAGTTGTGGATTGCCTTAGCCGAAATTGAAAAAGATTTAGGTCTTGATATTTCTGACGAGCAAATTGCACAGTTGAAAGAAAATTCGGAAGAAATAGATTACGATAAAGCAGCAGAGTATGAAAAAAAATTCCGTCACGACGTGATGGCGCATGTTCACACGTATGGCGACGCTGCTCCTTTGGCAAAAGGAATCATTCATCTTGGAGCCACTTCGGCTTTTGTTGGCGATAATACCGACTTGATTCAAATGCGCGACGGTCTTCTGTTGATCAGAAAACAATTGGTCAATGTGATGAAAAATCTGGCTGATTTCGCTCTTCAATACAATGATTTGCCAACTTTAGGTTTTACGCATTATCAACCTGCACAATTAACAACTGTTGGAAAACGGGCCACTTTATGGTTGCAGTCTTTGGTTTTAGATTTTGAAGAATTAGAATTTTTCATTCAAACTTTGAGATTTAGAGGCGTGAAAGGAACAACCGGAACTGCCGCAAGTTTTTTAGAGTTATTTGATGGTGATTATACGAAAGTAAAACATTTGGATAAAGAACTTTCAAAACGTTTTGGTTTTGATAAAGTCTTTGGTGTTTCCGGACAAACTTACGATCGTAAAATTGATGCGAAAGTCGTTGCATTGCTTTCTAATATTGCACAGTCTGCTCATAAATTTTCAAATGACTTAAGACTTTTACAGAATTTAAAAGAAATTGAAGAACCTTTCGAGAAAAATCAGATTGGTTCATCTGCGATGGCTTACAAACGAAATCCAATGCGTTCAGAAAGAATCGGAGCCTTGGCAAAATTCGTGATGTCATTGTCTACAAGTTCCGCAATGGTGGCTTCTACACAATGGTTTGAAAGAACTTTGGATGATTCTGCTAATAAAAGATTAACTATTCCACAATCTTTTCTAGCCGTCGATGCAATTCTATTAATTTGGAATAATATCATGAACGGAATCGTGGTTTACGAAAATAGAATTCAGAAGCATATTATGGATGAACTTCCATTTATGGCGACCGAATATATCATTATGGAAGAAGTGAAATCTGGCGGTGACCGTCAGGAAATTCATGAGACCATCCGCATTCATTCTATGGAAGCGAGTAAAAAGGTAAAAGAAGAAGGCAAAGAAAATGATTTGATCGCTAGGATCATGAACGACACTTCAATGAAAATGGATAAATCTAAATTAAGAGAAGTCCTCGACCCAAAAAACTTCATTGGATTCGCGCCAATTCAAACTGAAGAGTTTATCGAAAATGAGGTAAATCCAATTCTGCAAAAGTATGCCGACTTAATCGGGTTAAAAGCCGACCTTAAAGTTTAA
- a CDS encoding phosphoribosylformylglycinamidine synthase, with amino-acid sequence MKKRIFVEKKGIFDVESPKVFDEIKNIVPTIKDVKVYNVYDVFGVNDDEFSKVINSTFVDPVTDILHEENPAKSTHFATEYLPGQYDQRADSAQQCIALLTENENGKVRSGKLIELFGVSESDVEVIKNHLINKVESQVKDLSKLEIPAEETPDPVIIHEGFTDFSTEELKAFYDNHGFALDIDDLEFIQNYFKTENRNPTETELKVLDTYWSDHCRHTTFETELTDIQFNDSFKSTLETIFNDYLDKRKFLGRESKPVSLMDLATVCARYFHKTGKLENLVVSDEINACTIEIEAEFDGKKEPWYLLFKNETHNHPTEIEPFGGASTCLGGAIRDPLSGRAFVYQAMRLSGAANVLEPISETLAGKLPQRTITKQAANGYSSYGNQIGLATTSVNEIYHDGYKAKRMEVGFVVGAVKKDWVKREQPQNGDLVILLGGATGRDGVGGASGSSKVQDETSIHTLSTEVQKGNAVEERKIQRLFRNPEVTTLIKKSNDFGAGGVSVAIGEIADSLEINLDILPLKYEGLNGTELAISESQERMAVVIEAKDKEKFITFCEKENIKAVEVAKVTDSGRMQMFWQGNKIVDLSRAFLDTNGRAKTQHAEVSHLQPIENEIIKFNEESFFKILSDKNVASQKGLAEMFDASVGGTSVAMPFGGKHQLTEMEGSVQTLPILNAKNIETVSLASWGFDADISSQNSLVGAANAVVESVAKIVAMGGDYKNIRLSFQEYFEKLGNQPEKWGKPLASLLGAYDAQMNFELAAIGGKDSMSGSFQDIHVPPTLISFACANGEKKHIISPEFKKAGNKLYLFNYISQENGMPNYGDLKQIFEFIFENIKSKKIVSVKTIKEGGIAVALAKMSFGNHLGAEIKVDEDLLLTKNIGSLIIESSEDLENDLLQVIGEVSNFNKLKIRSFEFNIEKLLEVWKGTFEELFATKEKHKMVVEIDSKLNSIQPRTIHILKHQLARPKVFAPVFPGTNCEYETQNAFRKEGAEVSGLPLINLNHQLLNESLDAWISEINQSQILVLSGGFSAGDEPDGSAKFIVNVLKNEKMKNAVHQLLERDGMILGICNGFQALVKSGLLPYGEIRDLNADSPTLAHNAIGRHISQMVDVKVINDDSPWLKGMKDQVFTIPISHGEGRFMASEKLIQELYENGQIATQYIDHDGNIAHGMPFNPNNSLFGIEGITSKSGKIFGRMGHPERYAEGLMKNIPTANYHNIFKNGVEYFK; translated from the coding sequence ATGAAAAAAAGAATCTTCGTAGAAAAAAAAGGAATTTTCGATGTTGAAAGTCCCAAAGTTTTTGATGAAATAAAAAATATCGTTCCGACCATTAAAGATGTAAAAGTTTATAATGTGTACGATGTTTTCGGTGTTAATGATGATGAATTTTCAAAAGTCATCAACAGTACTTTCGTAGATCCGGTGACCGATATTTTGCATGAAGAGAATCCGGCAAAAAGCACTCATTTCGCGACCGAATATTTACCGGGACAATACGATCAGCGTGCAGATTCAGCACAACAGTGTATTGCGTTATTGACTGAAAATGAGAACGGTAAAGTAAGAAGTGGAAAACTCATCGAATTATTCGGAGTTTCTGAATCTGATGTAGAAGTCATTAAAAATCATTTAATTAATAAAGTTGAATCTCAGGTTAAAGATTTATCGAAGTTAGAAATCCCAGCGGAAGAAACGCCTGATCCGGTTATTATTCATGAAGGTTTCACTGATTTTTCTACTGAAGAATTAAAAGCGTTTTACGACAACCATGGTTTTGCTTTAGATATTGATGATTTAGAATTTATTCAAAATTATTTTAAAACTGAAAACAGAAATCCAACCGAAACAGAACTTAAAGTTCTGGATACTTATTGGAGCGACCATTGCCGACATACCACTTTTGAAACTGAATTGACTGATATTCAGTTTAATGATTCTTTTAAATCAACTTTAGAAACGATATTTAATGATTATTTAGACAAGAGAAAATTCTTGGGCCGAGAATCGAAACCAGTTTCTTTGATGGATTTGGCGACGGTTTGTGCAAGATATTTTCATAAGACTGGTAAACTGGAAAACCTTGTGGTTTCAGATGAAATAAATGCCTGTACGATTGAGATAGAAGCAGAATTCGACGGTAAGAAAGAACCATGGTACTTGTTATTTAAAAATGAAACCCATAATCACCCAACCGAAATTGAACCTTTCGGTGGTGCCTCAACTTGTTTAGGCGGTGCAATTCGTGATCCTTTGTCTGGTCGTGCTTTCGTCTATCAGGCGATGCGTTTGTCCGGAGCGGCAAATGTTTTAGAGCCTATTTCTGAAACATTAGCAGGTAAACTTCCACAAAGAACAATTACGAAGCAAGCCGCAAATGGTTATTCATCTTATGGAAATCAAATTGGTTTAGCCACAACTTCAGTCAATGAAATTTACCACGATGGCTACAAAGCAAAACGAATGGAAGTTGGTTTTGTCGTTGGAGCCGTTAAAAAAGATTGGGTGAAAAGAGAGCAACCTCAAAATGGTGATCTCGTCATTTTATTAGGTGGCGCAACTGGTAGAGATGGAGTAGGCGGTGCAAGTGGAAGTTCGAAAGTGCAGGATGAAACCTCGATTCACACGTTGTCAACCGAAGTTCAGAAAGGAAATGCAGTGGAAGAACGTAAAATTCAAAGACTCTTTAGAAATCCGGAAGTAACGACTTTAATTAAAAAATCAAACGATTTTGGTGCGGGCGGAGTTTCGGTTGCAATTGGCGAAATTGCTGATTCACTGGAAATTAACCTAGACATCTTGCCTTTAAAATATGAAGGCTTGAATGGAACTGAACTGGCAATTTCTGAATCACAGGAAAGAATGGCAGTTGTTATTGAAGCGAAAGACAAAGAAAAATTCATCACATTCTGTGAAAAGGAAAATATAAAAGCCGTAGAAGTTGCGAAAGTAACCGATTCGGGCAGAATGCAAATGTTCTGGCAGGGAAATAAAATCGTTGATTTAAGCCGAGCGTTTTTAGATACGAATGGTCGTGCGAAAACCCAGCATGCTGAAGTTTCACACTTGCAACCAATTGAAAATGAGATTATAAAGTTTAATGAAGAGAGTTTCTTCAAAATACTTTCTGATAAAAATGTTGCTTCCCAAAAAGGTTTGGCAGAAATGTTCGATGCATCTGTAGGCGGAACCTCAGTAGCAATGCCATTTGGCGGAAAACATCAGTTAACTGAAATGGAAGGAAGTGTTCAAACCTTGCCAATTTTAAATGCTAAAAACATCGAAACGGTTTCTTTGGCAAGTTGGGGATTTGATGCTGATATATCGTCTCAAAACTCTTTGGTTGGCGCTGCTAATGCCGTAGTTGAAAGTGTGGCTAAGATTGTTGCCATGGGCGGTGATTATAAAAACATCCGTTTGAGTTTCCAAGAGTATTTTGAGAAGTTAGGAAATCAGCCGGAGAAGTGGGGGAAACCGTTGGCTTCTTTGCTTGGAGCGTATGATGCGCAGATGAATTTCGAATTGGCTGCGATTGGTGGTAAGGATTCCATGAGTGGAAGTTTCCAGGATATTCACGTTCCACCGACCTTGATTTCTTTTGCTTGTGCGAACGGAGAAAAGAAACATATCATTTCACCGGAGTTCAAAAAAGCCGGAAATAAACTATACTTATTTAACTATATTTCTCAAGAAAATGGAATGCCGAATTATGGAGATTTGAAACAGATTTTCGAATTTATATTTGAAAATATCAAGTCGAAAAAGATTGTTTCAGTGAAGACGATTAAAGAGGGTGGAATTGCAGTTGCTCTTGCGAAAATGAGTTTTGGTAATCATCTTGGAGCAGAAATTAAAGTAGATGAAGATTTACTATTAACAAAGAATATTGGAAGTTTAATCATAGAAAGTTCAGAGGATTTAGAAAATGATTTACTTCAAGTTATTGGTGAAGTCTCAAATTTTAATAAACTGAAAATCAGAAGTTTTGAATTTAATATTGAAAAATTACTTGAAGTATGGAAAGGAACTTTCGAAGAACTTTTTGCGACGAAAGAAAAACATAAAATGGTTGTTGAAATTGATTCAAAATTGAATTCAATTCAGCCGAGAACGATTCATATTTTAAAACATCAATTGGCAAGACCGAAAGTTTTTGCACCGGTTTTTCCGGGAACAAATTGTGAATATGAAACTCAGAATGCCTTTAGAAAAGAAGGTGCTGAAGTTTCAGGATTGCCACTAATTAATCTCAATCATCAACTTTTAAATGAAAGTTTAGATGCCTGGATTTCGGAAATTAATCAGTCTCAAATTTTAGTTTTATCGGGTGGTTTTTCTGCCGGAGATGAACCCGATGGTTCTGCGAAATTCATCGTCAATGTTTTGAAAAACGAGAAGATGAAAAATGCAGTTCATCAACTATTGGAACGGGACGGAATGATACTCGGAATTTGTAACGGTTTCCAGGCCTTGGTAAAATCTGGATTGTTGCCTTATGGTGAGATTCGGGATTTAAATGCAGATTCGCCGACTTTAGCACATAACGCAATTGGACGCCATATTTCTCAAATGGTTGATGTGAAAGTCATCAATGACGATTCACCTTGGTTAAAAGGAATGAAAGATCAGGTCTTCACAATTCCAATTTCACACGGTGAAGGACGTTTTATGGCTTCGGAAAAGTTGATTCAGGAATTGTACGAAAACGGTCAGATTGCAACGCAATATATCGATCATGATGGAAACATTGCACACGGAATGCCGTTCAATCCAAATAACTCACTGTTCGGAATTGAAGGAATCACTTCAAAATCTGGAAAAATATTTGGAAGAATGGGCCATCCGGAAAGATATGCCGAAGGGTTGATGAAGAATATTCCAACAGCGAATTATCATAATATCTTTAAAAACGGAGTTGAGTATTTTAAATAA